The Eretmochelys imbricata isolate rEreImb1 chromosome 27, rEreImb1.hap1, whole genome shotgun sequence sequence aactttctTTCCTGATAAATAAAATAGATAGAGCTTCTTGAGTCTCTCACCATAAAGCAGGTTTTCTAGACTTGATTTTAGCAATTGCAACCATATTTCTGCTCGGATTTAGCAAAATCATTCTATTTATGTATTGTCCATTAGGCTGAACCTAGGCTGATTTTTACATCTTTGCGAAGTCCTGCTCAGGATATTCAGGATCTCAGAAAGTCTGAACTGGACTGGCACTCAGATTTACTAAAGCCAAGAGTAGGGATGGTGGAACCTTGTGGCCAAGCATTCACCATCCATGGAAACTATAGTTCACGAGGGTGCTCACAAAACTAGTTGGATTGAGCTAACCTTTTATTCCTCTGGTTTAAACCCCTGGTTTTTTCTCCGGTGACTCagtctatttttaaattatttttttttagctaaaGAGAAGTGAGTTTTCTGTATTAGGTGTAGaagagcccctgcccccaccaaaaTTGGGCAAGCACAAATGGGTTCCCTGAATTTGTGTTTTCATTAGAATGTTTCTTTGTCTCCGGACTTCtcatctctccccttccccccacgctcacattttgaattttttcacatccataagaacataagagtggccatactgggttagatcaatggtccatttagcctaatatcctgtcttccaacagtagccaatgccagatgtttccAAGGGAATGAACAAAGGCAACTGTcgcatgatccatcccctgttatctagtcccagcatctggcagccaGAGACTtagaacacccagagcatggggttgcatccctgaccatcttggctaatggccattgatggatctatcctccatgaatgtatctaattcttttttgaacccagttatatttttggccttcacaacatcctctggcaacaagttccacaggttgactgtgcgttgtgtgaagaaatgcttctttttgtttgttttaaaccttctgcctgttAGTTTcgttgggtgacctctggttcttgtgttatgacaaGGAGTAAACAACACGTACTTATTCACTCTTTCtgccccagtcatgattttatagacctctgtcagattccccttagctgtctctttcccaagctgaacagtcccattctttttaatctctcctcatactgaaGCTTGTTCCATgctcctaataatttttattgaccttctctctaccttttccatttctaatatatcttttttgagatggggcaactagaattgcatgcagtatccAAAGTGTGggcatcccatggatttatataatggcattatgatatttaatatcttattatctatccctttcctaatggttaggaacattgttagcttttttggctgccgctgcatattgagcagatgttttcagagaactatcaacaatgactccaagagctctttcttgacagctaatttagaccccatcattttgtatgtctacttgggattatgttttccaatgtgcattactttgcatttatcaaccctgaatttcatctgccattctgttgccaGGTCCTCCAGTTTTCTGAGACccttttgtaacttttcacagtctactttggacttaactatcttgagtaattttatattgtctgcaaactttgacatcacactgtttacccctttttattCCCTATCTTTGTCAGAGGAGGAAAAGCCCAGGTGTGTCTGCATTGCTGAAACACTGTGTGAGCTAATATAATTCTCAAAATaatgaagacattttaaaaatttgcaaAACATTGAGCAGGAGCAGTATCCTGGCTTGTCAAAGAGCTATGAGCATGTAGTGTACAGCAGACACTAGAATAATCCACGAACCTGAGTGATATGTGACATCTACATAACTACATCCTATCCACTTAGACACAAGTCGGAAGAATTGTATGTGTGTTCTTTTGGGGGAAACAAGGATCTTGGTCTTGTAAATAAGGGTTAGTAGTCTGGATAGCTCTGCATATCAAAGGGATCTGTTTGCACTagtctttttcccccctttcagtTCTCCACACTGCTGTTACTGATGCAGCTCCCCAATAGTGGGCATGTTCCAACATAAAGCGACTGTCCTCAGAGGACACCAGTTTGTATCCCAGCCAGGGGTCCTGATTCTCACAGGATATGAGTAGTCTCCCAGGTCTCATGCACGTGcacactcatgcacacacacttctTTTTATGTTTGTGTAGCTGCCTCGTTGGCATCTGTCACTTCTGTGTATGTAAAATTCACTTCCGCGTGGCATGATCACTACATTGTGCCTTTACATATTACTCCGTATGTACAGTCACTGAAACATCTGTAGGGCTCTGCTCTAAAACAAAGGCCAGCAAAGTTCTTGCTACTGCAGATGATATTTGTGACTTCCCGTGTGCAATGTACAGCTCTGGGATGCTGTGTTTAGGTGGTGCTGTTGTGGAGGGCAAGAGGGGGGTGTTGGCTTTGTTTTTGTTGAGGGGTGGGATATGGCTTTGGgttttggtttctttcttggaCTATGCTGGCAAAACGCTAACAACCTATGCATGATCTGGGGATGCTTCCACAATACTGTGTTTGCTCGAAGCATAGCTCTCCTATTTGCCACAAAGTGGGCACATGGAACACTGCCTTAACTACATTCTGCCCTCCTCACCATCATCAGTTGTACCCACAGCACCTTCCTTCCACCTCTGCCCTCATTCTCTGCCACCATTCCAAAAGGTATGTACAGCAGATGCATTAAAAAGTTTTAAACGTATTAACAGTTCTAGCGACATTCCTAATATTTAAAACAAGGACTATTGGTGGAACCAGTAATACCTCTAAAACTggtgttaactttttaaatgcttccattgtatttatataaaatatgcatACGATGAATAGATCTACACCTATAAACATTCATATTAAATGTtacattctttttctctctcGGCCTCTTTTCTCCCCATCTAATATCTACCCATAAAAGGAACATTTTCAAGATGGCCACTGTCCCACCTTCACTTCTGGGTTGAAACTATAGTTTTACAAAATCCTAGAATTTGAGAAAACGTGTTTGGTTCAAGTGAGTCCTCATGGGCACAAACACAGATGACCAGGTTCTGACAGAAACTGTCACAAACCCATTGAGAACCAAACCCAGTGTGTGTCTCAGAGTGGGACTGGATTGCTGGGGGGGTGGGTTACATAACCTTTCACCTTTAGGTTACTAACCTGAGTTCAGTTTAGGCTGGTAGTGACCAAAGGAGTGGTCCAGTGAGTCTTTGGTGACCTGTACAAAGGGAATTGGTTGCTTCAGTCCATTTCTTAGTGAGAAGGTGTCGACATTGTAGAAATAGGCCTGTTTGTTGTGATCTCAGAAGAGATGCAATGCTTATAAAGAACAAGATTTCACTCACCCCTCACAGAGCTTGTCACTGCAAGGTATTGCTGGTGGTTAGTGTGAGTGTGCGGGAGTACCTGTTCTGCAGATCTCCAAAGCTGTCATTCAGACACTTCAAACTGCTCTTAATTCTCTTCTTACACCTGAAATGTAGCATACTCATAGCAGAGAAACCAGCATAAACCCTCATGCATTAGCTGCACAAAGGGACTCTATCCAAAGAATATTAGCTCAGATAGTAACAGGAAGTGTCTGATACATAACCATAGACACGACGGGAGGAAGACACCTGCTACATCAACTAGTCCATTTCCACAGCGCTTTTGCCAAGGCCAGATTGTTCTCCTTAGTTTATTGTCCAGACCAGTTTTAAATGATTCATGTTgtggggcttccaccacttccctttgggGACGATGGCACAGTCTAACAGACCTATCTGAGAGCATGACTTCGTGGTTAACCCGGTACCAGAGACCACTGAAAAGTTGGATAGAGGAAACCATTTCCCAGACACAGGTTTCTTGATTGCATCAGGCAGAAGCAAAGTTTTATTGGAGACACTTTTTCAGCAGAAGGTAAATTACCAACCACGGTACAGATTAACTCAAGTAAGTAATTATTGTAATTAGACACAGAGAGCATCACCGATTGGAAGAAGCAAGTATCATGATAGGCAGGAAGATGGACCAAAGCTCAGATGGGCCCCTTAGGACACTTGTGTTGGCATTAGCAGCGATGAGTAATTCTAAAGAGCTCTTCTCCATGCTCTTTGCAGAGGTGCACAGTGAATGTGCTGGCTGAGCTCTCGCTTTGTGTATGGGTGGGTCTTTGCTGGGTGGGTCTTGCACTGGAAGATGCCGGTTTCTCTTCTTAGTCACAGATCTTTCTGCCGTGCCCTGGAGAGGGATAAATAGAACCATTACTTTGCTTAGAAAGCAAGTAAAACCTTCCCTGCAGCATCAGGCTTTGAGATGTGCCTATTTAACATATACCCTGAGTGAGGGGGCTGCACACAGACACCCTGCTGACTATAAATTCAGATGAGCtccagaacttccccaaaattgtTTATGTGTTTAGAATACAAAAAAAGAATACAAACCCCGCAGGTCAGGCCAGCCGCTCTGCTGGGAATGCACAAGGGAAGCTCCTTGTGCCCTTCCCCTGGCCTAGTCCATCCCCTAGACACCCAGCTCACTCTGCCCccaatgtgttttatttttcctagaAAGCAAATGTAAATCGTTGTGCTCTCCCCACGGCTGGATGCACCTCCTGGAGATACTGTTTGTGGCCTTGGATCCATTTTCCCATCCCCGACCAACACCTCGTTGGTTCTGTCTCTCTGTTTTAAGGACGTTTTACCACCTCCTTCATCCTAAAAAACACCCAGCCTCCATTTCCAGCCTCTTTCTCCAAGTTCTCTagactctctccctccctctcactgCTTCCACTTCAGGCTACCTTTCTtttccctctttcctcctccctctcttttaGCTCTCTTCTCCCTCACTTGCACCATTCATAATTCATAGAGAGTCACAACTGCATTTGATCCTGTTAACACTCCCCATACCATACCACTGTTGTGTCACCATGTCCTACCAGACTCTCCAGTTGCCTTACAACAGGGTCCTGAAAGGTGAGCTACAGCACCTCACAACCACCTAACAGAGAGTGGGTTGACAGCTTCTCTCTTGCCCTATTGGTAAGAAGAGGACTAAAGAAACATTTTCCCTTATACGGTAAGTCAGTTCTTACCTTTTAGATCACCAGGGTGGCAAGACGTGACATGGGGCAGAGAGTGGGAAGATGAAGAGTAGGAGTGGGACGTTTTAGTGACTGTTCCTCCTCCTATTCCACCTCCTACGCAAATCCCTCCATCCGAGCCACTGTGACAAGGAAAGAATGTTTGGTGAATGAATGAGAAACCAACCTTACAATGGCATTGTAGGTTCAGTGAAGCCATGTGACTTTGCCTGTCCTCAATCGCTACCAGTCCAGCAAAGAGCCAGGACCTGTCCAGAATGCCTCCCCAGCACCCTCACTCCACTTTGTCCACGCAGAAAAGCAAAAGCACATCACTACAGGGCAAGTCATTCTCCCCACTAACTTTGCCCACAAAGGATGAATTAGTCATAGGCTGCCATTGCCAATGGGCTTTTTAAACAGGGTCTGCTGACTCCCTTGCTTCCAAATCAGGAAAATCTTTGCCTAATTATTTGTACCACTTGTTTCACAACAAAGTGGAGTTGGGGAGATGCCAGATGCTTGGGATAAAAGAAGGAATGAGCTGGACTTTTGGCAAAATCTCAGACTGGGTCTTTTATGCAGGTTTGAAATACTTAGGTTAATGTCTTGTTACaattctctctcattttcacAGCTGCCTCTGCACCCCCGGCTTCTGTCTGGAGCAGAAATGGCAAAATATTGCAATTAATCCTCTCCTCATGGTAGTTGTTGCCCAGCACATACTAGGAAGTACACAACAATACGTAGATGATGCTATATCGTTAGACACAGTATTGGAAGGCACCTCGTCTCATTAGAAGTTCTCCATTCTGCAGACCCATGAGGCGGGAACGAGGTTTGGCTCAAGCTTTGGATACCTATCTAAACTGAATCCCCACACTCTCTGTGATTTTAGATCTCACACATTGCACAGATCACAGCATAGGTGTTTGCTTTATGCCCCGCTGTGTCTGCAGTCTACGTACACAATGTCACGCTGTCCTCCTTCCAGCAGGCAGCGGTAAGTGTGAATCTCCTGCTCCAGTCGACATTTGACATCCAGGAGGACCTTGTACTCGTGGTTCTGGGACTCAATTTCTGCTCGCAGGTCAGCCAGTTGCTGCTCCACACAGGTGATCTGTTGCTGTAACTGGCACAGGTGGCTGTTGTAGCGACTTTCAGTTTCAGCCAAAGAGGCTTCCAGGTTGTCTCTCTAAGAATTGAAGCAAAAGACCCACATGTACTTTAGCCATGCACTAAATTAAACCCATTTTGATGCAGGAAGTTGAGGATATCAAcgcaaaaataaaagcaaatcgTTGCTAACAATGGGTGTGGCAGTGATATCATCACGGCTACATAGAGTGCCAGGCTAGGCTGGTCCCCGTCAGACCAGAAATCCAGACATCAGTGTGTCACAGGTGAGATATCAATGGTGACAACATCACATACCTGGCTGAGATGGGCTTGCAGATCAATTTCCAGGCACTGCAACTGACGTCTAAGTTCAGAGACCTGGCTGTTGCACGACTCAACCTCCTGACTGCTTGTGATGACCTCACGATTCACCTCCTCAATCTGAAAACCAGAAACCCAGAATAAAGAGCTTCagagggatttttttaattgtcagGTGGATCTAGTGAATGTATAAAGGAGTGGGTAACAAAAGATGTAAGATGGGCAGGAGCTGAGCAAGTTTTCTGCACACTGGAATCAATCTCATCTCTTGCTTGTAACTCCCCTTGCTATTCTAATGCTAAAACCCCTCACAACTTCACCAGTAATTCTCTTCTGTCCTAACTGCCAGGCTCGCCCACTGTTCCACCAACACACCTCAATACTGACATGTAGCAAACCCCATTCTTCCATGAGACACATTCACTGTGTATGCACAGGGCCTCCATCCCCTGTGCACCTGGTCACTATACATCTATGCTGATGACGTTTAGAACATATGATACAGGAATAAATTCTCCCTGTGGCGTGCATGTGTGATTCAGAAATAGCTCCTGTATTTTTGCTTGAGGGAGTTACAGTTGTGATGAATTTACCTTGCATTCATACCAATCTTCAACCTCTTTGCGATTTTGTGCAATCATTGTTTCATACTGGCATCTCATCTCCTCTAGGATTTTCTTCAGATCTGGGCCAGGACAGGAATTGACCTCCACGCTGACATCACCAGTGGACTGGTTTCTCAGACAATTGATTTCCTGCAAAGATAACCCAGATCAGcttgtttgaaaagaaaaaaaaacatgagtTGAGTTCTCTGGCAAGTGAGAGCAGCATGCCACTGTCAGTGAGCCTCTACATCCTGGGGCCCATTTCTGACAGTCACAACACTGTCTCTGATGCATCTTCTCCAGTATACACCCAGCTCTGATGGGGAAACCACAGCTGATTTCCAAGCAAAGCTCTACAGTGAGTACTCCTGAGGTAAAGAAACAGTGGATGTTTATTGGTTTGTGTGATGGTTAATCACAGCAAATTAAGGAATTCCTGACTATTTTTGCAgcaaaaaaggacattttttatGCTTCATCTTCACCTGGATCTTTTTGTCACTGGATCTTGCATAAGAGGTGATTTCCTGTGATAGTTTCTACATTATGCTTTTTAACAGTTTATGTTTTCACAAGAGCCATTTTTGTGCGTGGCTCTTCTACTCACCAAATCCAGTCAGAGCATTTCCACTGACATTTTTGTTGCATACATATTGTGACAGAATTAACTTTGATGAATGAAAGTCACTCATTTTCCTGAATGGGTTTGGACTAGTGTTACAGGTTCTCTTGGCCTCTTTTTGACAAAGAAGTCATTCTTTATCTTAGATTAGTCACAATAGGTTGGCTCTCttcatattttttcctttcatatttACATTTCAAGAGAAGGGAGCTTGGTTCAGTGCTTAGAGTTCCTGACCTACTCTTCCTGGATCTGCTACTGAGTTTCCAAGTGATTTTGGGCAGGACACTTCTTTTAACCATTCCTTAAATATCCTGGCTTTGCAACAGAGAGAATACTAGCATCACAGGGATGTTGTTAATACTAATTAATTGTTTATGAAGTGTTTTGAGTTAAATTAAGTAATGGGCCCGTGACAAATCAGCTGGAAGATTTCTCCAGCTCACCTCTAGTCTCTAAGGtagctctctccccttccccttttgcAGAGCCCAGGAGCTCCCAGAAGCTTGACATTCATTCCTAACACTCAGGTCCTACATTGTTCACAAACCTTAGATGGCTGGACCTGAGCTCTTGGGCTGCTTATGACAATTACTCCGGCTCAGGATCCGCCCTCTTTATATTTCAAATTAGAATGAATATGATAGGCAACGGGATTTGTGAAAGGAGTACTATCATAATAATGcagattattattaatattctCTTGGTCGTAGTTGCAGTCGTGCCCTGGTGTTTTAATCAGGGTCAGGTCCCCACTGCTGTAGTAAGTAAtgtacaaaattttaaaaaaaatccatttaaggGAATGAGCTCCTACCTCCTCATGGTTCTTCTTCAGACAACACAGCTCTTCCTTCAGGCACTCAAGCTGTGACTCCAGGTCAGACCTGCACAGGGTCAGTTCGTCCAGAACTTGGCGTAAGCCATTAATATCAGCCTCCACACTCTGGCGAAGGGCCAGCTCAGTCTCATACCTAAGCCATGGACAAAAGAGACAGAAAAGTCAGCCCCTGGCTGAGCCCACCATTAAGGAACTACTACAAAGATGTCACACACTAATTTTTCTGCATGTCCCCTGGGAAATAATCGaaacccttttcttttttaaaaatccgtGGGCCAGACTCTCAGTTGGTAaaaatctgcatagctccattgccttcaatggactCTTCCCAATGTACATCTGTTGTCCCTATATTTTAGCCCATTAAACCTGACAAGCAAACTCTTTGTTGCCTCAAACACTCTGTCCTGGAAATGCCCCTATTCTGGCACCTCTAGAGGCAAAGACCAAAGGCACATATCAAAATCAGAGATCACCACTTATGTGTCATTGTTCCCAAGTACTCCCCCattggtctgtctgtatccattgtTGTCTTTTGTCTTCTAGTgggattgtcagctctttgggggtgGTGAgtgtcattttgttctgtttcagagtaacagccgtgttagtctgtattcgcaaaaagaaatggagtacttgtggcaccttagagactaaccaatttatttgagcatgagctttcgtgagctatagctcacttcatcagatgcatactgtggaaactgcagcagactgctgcagtttccacagtatgcatctgatgaagtgagctatagctcacgaaagctcatgctcaaataaattggttagtctctaaggtgccacaagtactccatttcattttgttctgtgtttgtacagtgcctagcacaatagggtcctgggccatgactgagCTTCATAGCTGTACTCTAATacagataattaataataataataataacatctCACAAAAATACAACCTGTCATGAATCAGGAATTCCAGTAATTCTTGGTTGGGGATTTCTTCATTTGTCAATTTGTAAATAGGATGTGAGGGAACAAGAGGAGAATGACAGGGTTTGTCTGGTACAGAGAGGTACTCACTTCAGTCTGAAGTCATCAGCTGCCATCTTGCTGTTATCAATGTTCAGAATGATCTTGTTGTTGTCTAGGGTAGTGCAAACAATCTGGAAAAGAATAGGGTCCAGGGGATTTTCAGCTCTGAAGTCTCTTCACTATGTCACGTTCAGTGCCACATTGCAAATTTCAGTCTTTTTACTCTCCCAGTATTCAAATTCAGACAGATAGGAAGCACAGAAAATTTCAGATCCAAGGAGAAATGTTCGAGAAATGTCCAAGTGTGTGAAGTGAAATAGGTGAAATGAATGAATGTGTAAAAACAAGCTGTTAAAATGCTAACAGTTTTGCAATTATAATTAGTGCTCCCTAGTGTCTGCTATAACAAacctcacattttcaaacttggtctATGGTTTGTAACTATgagtttatatttttttcatcGCAAGACTTACTTTACAGCTCAGCATTTGGCAGGTatctctctcctgcaccctgtgATTCTGtctcttttgtttttcctgtctGGCTAACTCTTCTTCAGAATAcacttggaaaatatttaaaaaaaaaattaaattgcccATTCAAAACCATTGGTGACAAAGTAtcctttttttcttattgttcTTTAGGAGAatattccccttccccaccctcacttctgtataCGAGCTCAAAGTTGGTTGAAATAGAAATGAGATTTTAACTAGAATCCGGGAAAACTGATGACAGGATACAATGTAATAATGAAGATAAATCAGTGGATTAATGAATGAATTTCTCTTCTCACCTCccttttgaatataaatattttaaaacatcctGTTACAAACTTCATTCATAAGGAGTACTGACCAGGGCCAGAATGTTCCCTGCATATGTAACCTTTTTCTCTATGTGCAAATCTGGTCGAGAAAAGGCAAATTGTAAATGGATTCATGAGTTTTCACACCCTCACTCGTAGTTCATAAAAGCAGTTGCCTTAATTTATGTCTGCAAAGAACATTTTACAAAAAGTGAAATATTGCCTCTCACAACTGCCCTAGGATCTGAACACAGACTCAGA is a genomic window containing:
- the LOC144257901 gene encoding keratin, type I cytoskeletal 19-like, with amino-acid sequence MSCSTKQTVTLSSKGRSSGGSCVVGSGGGGRTSSISSGRYSSYGIGSGRGFSGRSYSGGASCGAGLSAGSFSGGSYGGVFGAGLPGYSYGGCSSTGFSGGSTRCGYAGGFGGAASGGFGGGGVCGDGVFFNCDEKLTMQNLNDRLASYLNKVRCLEEENAALECKIREWYAQHGHSGVPKDYSCYYKEIEDLQNQIVCTTLDNNKIILNIDNSKMAADDFRLKYETELALRQSVEADINGLRQVLDELTLCRSDLESQLECLKEELCCLKKNHEEEINCLRNQSTGDVSVEVNSCPGPDLKKILEEMRCQYETMIAQNRKEVEDWYECKIEEVNREVITSSQEVESCNSQVSELRRQLQCLEIDLQAHLSQRDNLEASLAETESRYNSHLCQLQQQITCVEQQLADLRAEIESQNHEYKVLLDVKCRLEQEIHTYRCLLEGGQRDIVGSDGGICVGGGIGGGTVTKTSHSYSSSSHSLPHVTSCHPGDLKGHGRKICD